TTGGCAACGTATGGGCATCTTAGGTGTTGAAATGGAATCTGCAGCGTTATACATGAATGCAACATATGCAGGCGTTGAAGCATTAGGTGTCTTTACAGTAAGTGACCATCTTATTCATAACAAAGCAACAACACCAGAAGAAAGAGAACGTGCGTTTACAGATATGATTGAAATTGCACTATCTCTCATTTAAGGAGTGGCGACGATGACAACAGCATCATATGACAAAATTAAAAAAGCTGTACCGATTTTACTCTTCCTATTCGTATTTAGTTTAGTAATCGACAACTCATTCAAATTAATCTCAGTTGCGATTGCGAATGATTTAAATATTTCTGTAACAACAGTGAGTTGGCAAGCGACTCTTGCAGGTCTTGTAATTGGTATTGGAGCAGTGGTGTATTCATCACTCTCTGATGCGATCAGTATTCGTACACTGTTCATTTACGGCGTATTTTTAATCATTATCGGTTCTATTATTGGTTATATTTTCCAAAGCAACTTCCCACTGTTATTAGCAGGACGTATTATTCAAACAGCAGGGCTTGCAGCGGCAGAAACGTTATATGTTATTTATGTAGCGAAGTACTTATCTAAAGAAGATCAGAAGACATATCTTGGTTTGAGTACAAGTAGTTATTCATTATCACTTGTTATCGGAACGTTATCAGGTGGCTTTATTTCAACGTATCTTCACTGGACAAACATGTTCTTAATCGCGTTGATCGTTGTGTTTACGTTACCGTTCTTATTCAAACTGTTACCAAAAGAAGAATCAGAGAACAAAGCGCATCTTGACTTCATTGGTTTAGTCTTAGTGTCTACAATTGCAACAACAGTGATGTTATTTATCACGAACTTTAACTGGTGGTACTTAGCAGCTGCATTGGTTGTCATCGCGATTTTCGCTCTATATATCAAAAATGCGAAACACCCATTGGTTGATAAGAAATTCTTCCAAAACAAACGTTATGCATCATTCTTATTTATCGTATTTGTGATGTATATGATACAACTTGGTTATATTTTCACGTTCCCATTCATTATGGAACAAATCTATCACTTTGAATTAGATACAACATCATTATTACTCATCCCAGGTTACTTGGTAGCTGTGGTGGTTGGTGCATTGAGTGGTAAAATTGCGAACTTCTTAAATTCAAAACAAGCGATTATTACAGCGATTACGTTAATTGCCTTGAGCTTGTTCTTACCAGCGTTCGCAGTGGGACAACACGTTTCTATCTTCGTTATCTCAATGATTTTCTTCGCAGGTAGTTTTGCGTTAATGTATGCACCATTATTAAACGAAGCAATTCGTACAATCGACGTAAATATGACAGGGGTAGCGATTGGATTCTACAACTTGATCATTAACGTTGCAGTATCAGTAGGTATTGCGATTGCGGCGGCTTTAATTGATCTTAAAGCACTTAATTTCCCGGGTAATACAGCCCTTACATCACACTTTGGTGTAATCTTAGCTATCTTAGGCGTGATGAGTATCGTTGGACTTGTATTATTCATTATCTTAAACCGTTGGACAAAAACAGAAGCATAAAAGGAGTTATAACATGAACTACGAAAAATATATTGATCACACATTATTAAAACCAGAATCAACACGTCAACAAATTGACAAGATTATTGAAGAAGCGAAAGAATACAACTTCAAATCAGTTTGTGTCAACCCAACACACGTGGCATATTCAGCAGAAAAATTAGCAGATTCAGATGTACTTGTTTGTACAGTGAT
This region of Staphylococcus sp. IVB6240 genomic DNA includes:
- a CDS encoding MFS transporter; this encodes MTTASYDKIKKAVPILLFLFVFSLVIDNSFKLISVAIANDLNISVTTVSWQATLAGLVIGIGAVVYSSLSDAISIRTLFIYGVFLIIIGSIIGYIFQSNFPLLLAGRIIQTAGLAAAETLYVIYVAKYLSKEDQKTYLGLSTSSYSLSLVIGTLSGGFISTYLHWTNMFLIALIVVFTLPFLFKLLPKEESENKAHLDFIGLVLVSTIATTVMLFITNFNWWYLAAALVVIAIFALYIKNAKHPLVDKKFFQNKRYASFLFIVFVMYMIQLGYIFTFPFIMEQIYHFELDTTSLLLIPGYLVAVVVGALSGKIANFLNSKQAIITAITLIALSLFLPAFAVGQHVSIFVISMIFFAGSFALMYAPLLNEAIRTIDVNMTGVAIGFYNLIINVAVSVGIAIAAALIDLKALNFPGNTALTSHFGVILAILGVMSIVGLVLFIILNRWTKTEA